One Paramisgurnus dabryanus chromosome 9, PD_genome_1.1, whole genome shotgun sequence DNA segment encodes these proteins:
- the st14a gene encoding ST14 transmembrane serine protease matriptase a yields the protein MDPMDGGMRYTPRSSGKEWEQTVTFLPASDNKKLEKKRGPGKIGIIVGLVILAAVLALIIGLSVWHFHFRKDLRNQKIYTGSLRITNEAFVDAYENSDSPEFKRLADQVNAQLKTMYSQSSDLAKYYVGSKVTAFSEGSVIAWYESEFNVPVGQDGAVDEAMNSLSNKYSTQFRRFGNNPGPLEVDKVASSALDMRLLSRARSVIKDSKHTRGFSQETIKSPGFPDTAYPANTLAQWELRGDPEYVLKLKFDSFRLEQNCANDFVRVYDSLVPMDKHLIAEKCGIYSPSELPTFISSRNVMLVTMVTNEVGNFPGFRAIISQIKRDSPEVTCSGKLTGTSGAFTSPNYPSYYSPNTTCQWDIEVPSGKFIKLKFQKFLVSTGGVNSCSGDYVEVVGKSRLCGQQPPNMITSNSNMMTVKFFSDSSRVDRGFTATYEAFEPSDPCPDQFQCDNKRCVGKSMRCDGWNDCGDSSDEKKCQCDPSMIQCKNGFCKPMFWQCDGVDDCGDRTDEDNCGGCKNGEFKCEQSDQCVSEKMKCDGKADCKDGSDEKGCGRDSTCTVSTFACGNGKCITKPNPVCDGQDDCGDKSDEANCNCGKKAFKVSRIVGGQDAAEGEFPWQVSLHIKNIAHVCGASIISERWIVTAAHCVQDDPKIRYSQPGTWEAYLGLHSQKSKQNAVRRNIKQVIPHQYYNTYTFDNDIALMELDSPVTFSDTIRPVCLPAAADEFPAGSTVTITGWGATREGGSAANVLQKAQVRVINSTVCNKLMNNQITSRMTCAGVLTGGVDACQGDSGGPMISYMNERMYLAGVVSWGDGCARRDKPGIYTAVPKFRGWIKEKTGV from the exons ATGGACCCAATGGATGGAGGAATGCGTTACACTCCCAGATCTTCG GGCAAAGAGTGGGAGCAGACTGTCACATTTTTACCCGCATCAGACAACAAAAAGCTAGAAAAGAAAAGGGGCCCAGGAAAGATTGGGATCATTGTTGGTTTGGTGATATTGGCGGCTGTTTTGGCTTTGATCATAGGACTGTCGGTCTGGCATTTCCACT TCCGAAAGGATTTGAGGAATCAGAAGATTTACACTGGGTCCCTTAGGATAACCAATGAAGCTTTTGTGGACGCGTATGAAAATTCAGATAGCCCAGAGTTTAAACGCTTGGCAGACCAAGTAAATGCTCAG CTGAAAACAATGTATTCACAGTCTTCAGACCTGGCTAAATATTACGTTGGTTCTAAAGTGACAGCCTTCAG tgaGGGCAGTGTAATAGCTTGGTATGAGTCAGAGTTTAATGTTCCAGTGGGCCAGGATGGAGCAGTGGATGAGGCGATGAACAGTTTAAGTAACAAGTACAGCACTCAATTTCGTCGTTTTGGAAATAATCCAGGTCCCCTGGAGGTTGACAAAGTTGCATCCTCAG CTCTGGATATGCGTCTGTTGTCAAGAGCCAGAT CGGTTATAAAAGACAGCAAGCACACCAGGGGTTTCTCTCAAGAGACCATTAAATCTCCTGGATTCCCTGACACTGCGTATCCTGCCAACACGTTAGCGCAGTGGGAGCTTCGAGGTGACCCAGAATACGTCCTCAAGCTGAAATTTGACAGCTTCAGACTGGAGCAAAACTGTGCAAACGATTTTGTAAGGGTGTACGATTCCCTGGTGCCAATGGACAAGCATTTGATAGCAGA AAAATGTGGCATCTATTCCCCAAGTGAGCTTCCAACCTTTATCTCATCCCGAAACGTTATGCTGGTCACTATGGTAACCAATGAAGTTGGTAATTTTCCTGGCTTCAGAGCCATTATATCCCAGATAAAGCGAGATAGCCCAG AGGTCACATGTAGTGGTAAATTGACTGGCACCTCGGGCGCATTCACATCACCGAACTATCCAAGTTATTACTCTCCCAACACCACTTGTCAGTGGGACATTGAG gtTCCTAGTGGAAAATTTATCAAGCTGAAATTCCAGAAGTTTCTGGTGTCTACAGGGGGGGTGAACTCTTGCTCTGGAGACTATGTGGAGGTGGTTGGTAAAAG TCGATTGTGTGGACAGCAGCCACCTAATATGATAACCAGCAACAGTAACATGATGACGGTTAAGTTCTTCTCCGATTCTTCACGTGTAGATCGAGGTTTTACAGCCACATATGAGGCCTTTGAGCCATCTGACC CTTGCCCGGATCAGTTTCAGTGTGATAACAAACGCTGCGTGGGTAAATCTATGCGCTGCGACGGCTGGAACGATTGCGGAGACAGCAGCGATGAAAAAAAATGCC AATGTGACCCCAGTATGATTCAGTGCAAAAATGGCTTCTGTAAGCCAATGTTTTGGCAGTGTGATGGCGTAGATGACTGTGGAGATAGGACTGATGAAGATAATTGTG GAGGATGTAAGAATGGAGAGTTTAAGTGTGAGCAGTCGGATCAGTGCGTCTCAGAGAAGATGAAGTGTGATGGTAAAGCTGACTGTAAGGACGGATCGGATGAGAAGGGTTGTGGAAGAG ATTCGACCTGTACAGTATCAACATTTGCTTGCGGCAATGGCAAATGTATCACAAAACCAAATCCTGTGTGTGACGGCCAAGACGATTGCGGTGACAAGTCCGACGAGGCCAACTGCA ATTGTggaaagaaagcattcaaggtATCTCGTATTGTGGGCGGACAGGATGCCGCAGAGGGTGAGTTCCCATGGCAGGTCAGCCTTCACATTAAAAACATCGCACACGTTTGTGGTGCGTCGATCATCAGTGAACGCTGGATCGTCACCGCTGCCCACTGCGTGCAAGATGACCCCAAGATCAG GTATTCTCAGCCTGGCACATGGGAGGCATATCTGGGTCTTCACTCACAGAAATCGAAACAGAATGCAGTGAGAAGAAACATAAAACAAGTCATCCCTCACCAGTACTACAACACCTACACATTTGACAATGACATTGCCCTAATGGAGCTGGATTCACCAGTGACCTTCAGTGATACCATTCGGCCCGTTTGCCTGCCTGCTGCTGCTGATGAGTTCCCTGCTGGATCAACTGTCACCATAACTGGCTGGGGTGCTACAAGAGAAGGAG GCTCTGCAGCAAATGTGTTGCAAAAAGCGCAGGTTCGCGTCATCAACAGCACAGTGTGCAATAAACTAATGAACAATCAGATAACATCTCGCATGACGTGCGCTGGCGTTCTGACAGGAGGAGTGGATGCTTGCCAG GGTGACTCAGGTGGCCCTATGATCTCTTACATGAACGAACGGATGTACTTGGCTGGAGTCGTGAGCTGGGGTGACGGTTGCGCTCGTAGAGACAAGCCGGGAATCTACACAGCCGTCCCAAAATTCCGGGGGTGGATCAAAGAGAAAACAGGAGTGTAA